The Xenorhabdus poinarii G6 nucleotide sequence GCTTTCTGCGCGTATTATTCCAAACCACATGGGAACAATCAAATTGTTTTTCTAATGATTCGTTCTGTTGTGAGGTTTAAGATAATCATTATTTAATAGAACAATGACATTAATTATTATTATGTTGTTGTTAATTTCAGTGTGGTTTTCATGGTGAATGGCAGAAAAATTTTTTCTTTTTCTAAGAAAAGGGCAGGAATGGTGGCTCATCATTTCCAGGCCTTAAGTCTTGCCTCTGCAAGTTAATTGCGCCTGGCACGCTTCCATGAAAAGCGAATTTTTAGATTCTATTTCTTTCGTTTATTCTTGTGATGCTTGTTTAATATCATCGATATGATAATTCAGATGTTTGCTAACTCGTGAAAGAATCAAAGTTCAACAAAGGAGTAATGATGGAACTTAGACACCTTTCTCAGAATTTTGCAGTTAGCGCCATCGGCTATGGAGCAATGGGCTTAAGTGAATTTTATGGGGAAACAGATAATAATAATGCGTTAAAACTATTGGATAATCTGCTCAACACCGGGGTGAAATTCATTGATACCGCCAATTTTTATGGTCGGGGTCACAATGAAAGACTGATTGGACATTTCCTTGGTAGGCTTGATCAGGCGACTCGTGATGAATTTAAAATCGCCACAAAATGTGGTATTGATCGCGATCCTAATGAGGCTTATGCACGTAGGATCAATAATGCGCCTAATTACATCACTCAATGCTGCCATGAGTCATTGCAGCGTTTGGGGATTGAAAAAATTGACCTCTTTTACTTGCATCGAGTGGATAAGGATGCCTCGATAGAAGAAAGCATGGACTGTTTATCACGTCTAGTGAAAGAAGGGAAAATTGGTCATGTAGGTTTGTGTGAAGTGTCAGCCAGCACGTTGAGAAAAGCGCATGCGGTATTTCCTGTGACAGCACTTCAGACTGAATATTCTCTCTGGACACGTGATATTGAGGATGAAATTCTGCCAGTCGTGAAAGAACTGGATATAGGCTTGGTTCCATATTCCCCTTTGGGACGGGGTTTCCTGACAGGGCGGTATCTGAAAAACAGTGATTTTCAGGAAGGTGATTTCCGTAAAAATAATGCGCGTTTTCTGCAAAAGAACATGGATCATAATCGTCAGCTTATCAATGCAATACATCCATTGGCAGAAAAGTACAACTGTACGACTGGACAGATCGCCCTGGCATGGTTGCTTGCACAATATGAAAGGACAGTACCGATTCCAGGGACAAAAAAGATGAGTTATCTGGTTGAAAATGCGGGTGCTGCGGCGATAGAACTCGACAGAACAGATCTCGAAACGCTCAATAATACCCGTAACACGTTCACTGTAAAAGGAAACAGATATAGTGAAGATGGTATGAAAGGTATTAATGCTTAGCTGTTAGTCCGTTTAATCCCGCCCGGTGTTCCGGGCGGTTTATTCACCATGATTATTGTGCATATTGTATATTAGCGAGTGACACTCAAAGCAATGCCTTCCCCTCCACCGATGCACAGCGCCGCAATTCCTTTATTGCAATTTTCTCGAATGAGTCCGTGTATTAATGTTACACGTATCCGACATCCAGAGGCGCCAATGGTGTGCCCTAGTGCGATTGCTCCACCATAAGGATTTATGCGTTCAGCAGGAATACCGCAGGAATGAGAAACAGCTAGAGCCTGTGCTGCGAATGACTGAAGTTCCAAGCTCAACGGCTGACTGGTTGGCGAGAGCCCCCATAAAAGAACCAGTTGCTGTTCGTTTTGCAGCTATTACAACGATTTCATCCATCATTAACCTCTTGATGCAATTGAGTTAGATTTTTCTGTAGCAACAATCGCAGCGCGGTATGCGGTTAGCCCATTCATACACGCAGGTACTCCCGCATATATTGCCATCTGTATGACAACTTCAAGTAACTCTTCTGGTGTTACACCAACGTTAAGAGCACCTCGCATATGTAATTCCAATTGGTTCATAATGTCCCGACCGTAATTTGTTAATTCAGTATCTTGTTTCATATAGCCTTATCCGTAAATTTTTCACTGACGGGTTTATTAGAAGGGATTATCGTAATGAGAAGTATCGATAGCGTAATTGCTGTACCTGCCGTAACAAATAGTGCATGAAGTGATAATGCGGAGACGATCCAGGCCCCCACTGAGGCTCCAATACCGATTGCTCCGTTAAAAAACGAAACATAAACTGCAGATGCAGGAAAAGCTTCATCGCCTGCCAGACGGAAAACCCAGGTTTGAAAACCGACGAAGATTCCTGAAATTGATATCCCCCACACAACCACCGTAATCAGGATATTGGTACGTGATATTGACTCTGAACTATTGCCTAACATCAGAAGAACAATACCGATAAGCAGAGCCGAGAGTATGACAGTGGCTTTTAGATACTTATCAATAATCATACCTGTCAGGAAATTACCAGCCAGGCCAGCAATACCATAAATGAATAGAACTGCAGGTATGAAATTTTTAGACAATGTTGGTTGTGAGTGAAGCCAAGGTTCGATGAAAGTAAAAGCGGCAAAAGTTGATCCCAGTACTTTTTTTAGGGCATTAATACCCAATGTACTTTTGGATGTGATCTTAGGGACAATAAGCATAATACCAATGAATGCGACTACACAGAGCAGTGCCATCAGCCAAAATGCCTGACGCCAACCGAAATTCAATCCTATATAGTTAGACAAAGGAACACCAAATACACTGGCAGCTGATACCCCACCAAAGACAATAGATGTTGCTGTACCCAGATATTTTATAGGTACCATCGCCACTGCTGTGGCGCCGATCATTGCCCAAAAAGCACCATGAGCCAGAGCACCAACGATGCGGGCAATCAGCAGTACGCCAAATGAATCAACAGTTGCAGACAAGGCATTTGATACGAACAGAATAATAGTTAGGGTTAACAAAAGGCGCTTTTTGGATAAATGACCCAGAAATAGGGACGCAAAAAGCGCACTCAATGCACCTACCCAAGCGTAAAGAGATACTGTCATCCCAATACTGGATTCTGAAGTGTGAAGTCCGTCTGCAATAGGTGTCAACAAGCCAATCGGAGCCAACTCAGTTGTTACTATAGTAAACGTTGATATAGAGAGAATAAATAAAGCTAGCCATATCCTGAATGACATCTCAGGATTTTTAATTTCTGAAGTCATAAATTACGACCTGTGAATGAATGTTAAATATTGCTCCATCCTTTAATCTTCGCGTAATCAAGGCGCTTTTCATTAGATCCCACGCATACTGGATTAAATTAAATTCGAGTAAAATATATTTTTGAACCATTGGCTATCTCCTTAAATGCGCGTAATTTGATAAACTCATCAATATTATGTGCTTCACAAACAAAGTGTTTTTTAGACTATTATTTAATCCATTAATAGATTTAAGATTAACGTTATTTGGGCGAAGAAATCTTGAAATTAATATATATTTTTCAGACATATCAAATGCTCAGTGGTGATGGGGTTCATTTGCAAAATTACCACGATGAAATTTCATGAGAATTGTTAATTTTGTGATTCATTTTTTATATCAATGGATTTCAATTCATCATGTCAATTAACATTTACAATAAAAATGGATTGATATAAGGTGATAAAGTGAGAGGGCAAAATATTTGTCACGCAATATGCCATCCAATTCATGGAGACTCTGTGGACAGCATTAACAATAAGCTACCCAGTATAAAACAGTTACAATGTTTTTTAGCTGTTGCTCAGGAGCTTAATTTCAGGAGAGCCGCAGAGAGGCTACGTATGACACAACCCCCTCTGACTCGGCATATCAAATGTCTTGAAGAAATTCTCGGTTGTGATCTTTTTTCCCGTAATACTCATGAAGTTCATCTGACAGATGCCGGGCGGATGTTAGTTGAAAAAGCCACATATCTTATCAATGAATTTACGTTGTTTATGCGTGAAATTAAAAATGAGAAAGCGCATGTGCGGATTGGTTTCACCCGAACATTGAATTTCGACAACATACCCGAACTGGGTGATAAGATAAAAACACTGATGTTCGGCGATGATATTGATATACAACACCTGACTTCCAGCCAACTTTTGCATTTTCTCTCGAAGGGGCAGATGGACATTGTGATTACAGGGGAACGGAGTTTGCATAGCGAACATGATTTCAAATTTCACTGGATCTATCGAGAACCTCTTTTACTTGCCATGCCATCTTCTCATCCCGCTAGTTTGAAGGGAAAAATTGCTCTCACCGATGTCTCAGATCTGCCTTTGTTTTGGTTTTCAAGGAACGCAAATCCCGTTTTTTATGACAAATGCGAAAAATATTTTCAGCGTTTGCCTTTCTTGTTGCAAAGGCGCAAAGAACCGGATGATTCACTGGTGATGCTTGCGAATATTGCAAGAGGAAAAGGAATGGCGCTTATGCCTCGTTCCATGTGTGTATTCAATCAAGAAGGACTTTGTTACCGAGAGTTGGTTGATGATGCTGCTCAATCCCTGAATATTGATGTCTATGCTGTAACGAGTAAAAACGAAACCAGAGAAGTGGTTATAAATGGCCTAAACTATTTGCTTAGCGATACAGCCTCCGAATGAATATCTATCTTATTTTTCAAATAATTAAACACAGATCTAAAGCATGAACGTTTTTAGCGACTTTTTGAGTGTATCTATTCATTTTTAACGAATATCCTCATTTGGATGCTTATTTAAGCACTCCTGCGTTAAACCTAGATGGCGTTGGTATCCAACCAACGCCATCTGTCAAAGTGAAAAAGTGGCTATTTTATTCCTGGCTCACTAGTTGCCAATGCTTGCGCACAAGCCCACGCTGAGCTCCACGCCCACTGGAAGTTATATCCACCGAGCCAGCCGGTCACATCGACGACTTCACCAATAAAGTACAACCCTTTTACCTTGTGAGCTTCCATCGTTTTTGATGACAACTCATGAGTATCTACTCCGCCAAGTGTCACTTCCGCGGTACGATAGCCTTCTGTACCATTCGGTTGTACTTGCCAGCATTGTAGAGTCGCGATCAATGCTTTTTGCTGGGTGGAATTAAGCTGCTTTAAAGGCACTTCCGGTAATTGTCCAAGAGACTGAAAACACTCGATCAAACGCTTAGGCAGTAATTTAGCCAGCGTGTTTTTTAAACTCTGATTGGGATGAGAGCGCTGTTCTTTATCCAGAAAACAGGCTAAATCTGTATCGGGAAGTAAGTTAATACTCACATACTCACCGGGTTGCCAATAGCTGGAAATCTGCAAGATCGCAGGGCCGGAAAGTCCGCGATGAGTGAACAGGATATTTTCCCTGAATACGGTCGCGTCTTTGGCAGACACAACAGCAGGAACCGCGACACCCGAGAGAATTTGTAATCGCTCTAGTAGCGGCTTATGCAGGGTAAAGGGAACTAATGCTGCCCGTGTGGGCAGGATATTCAGTCCAAATTGTTCTGCAATGCGGTAACCTAAAGGAGAGGCTCCCAGGCCGGGCATGGATAATCCACCTGAAGCCACAACAAGTGAGTGTGCACTTACTTTTTTTTCTGATGCGGTAATAACAAAGCCTTGCTCTGTTTTCTCGAGATGAGTGACCTCATTGCGCAACCGAATAGTGACTTGCCCTATTTCACACTCTTTTAAAAGCAGGTCTATAATTTGTTGCGCTGAGTCATCACAGAAAAGTTGTCCCAATGTTTTTTCGTGATAAGGGATATGATGGCGTTGTACAAGATCAAGAAAATCCCATTGGCTATAGCGAGCAAGTGCTGACTTACAAAAATGGGGGTTGGCAGAAAGGTATGCCGTCGGTTCGGTATACAGGTTGGTAAAATTGCAGCGTCCTCCGCCGGACATCAAAATTTTTCGGCCTGCTTTTTTGCCGTTATCCAGTACCAGAACGTTTAATCCGGCTTGTCCTGCCTGCGCAGCACAAAATAGGCCGGCAGCGCCAGCACCAATAATAACTACATCAAATTTTTCCATTAATCAGTCTCTATCTGGCCGAGTTATTTGTAGGAATTGACATCCTCCCCTCCGGAGTCACAAAGTGCGAAGGTGGGAAATTCCCATTAGTGTTCGATGGGATTTAAATCTAGATGGTAAGGTAGTGACCATTCCAAATGGCATTCGTGGTTAGCTGTCGTTTGTAGCGTGCCATGCCGTTTACGGAATGAGGCACTATCCATATAATCCCTGCACCGTGTGGGGGAATAGGATACAAAGAGGCGAGTAAAACCGAACTTATGTGGGGGGCGTCTCGTAAAGACGTTTACGTTTTTCTTCCTGCATCTACATCGACACACTTTTCCCATTAATTAAACTGAAAAAGTGCTGATTGTCTGCCCATATTCCTCCTGTAACTACCCATTTTACTCTATTTATCACGTGTATCGTGTAACTAATGCCATAATTAAACATGTTCTAACAATAGCAACACGATACGACAAATTGGTACGGCAATTAACGCCAGTTTAATCGCACAGGCTTTTTTCATCCTATAAAGGACAATGTGGGCTGTATGAACAACGGACTTAAATTGTCACCAGCCCCTGGAATATTATTCTATTTCAATTAATTGCTGTTTTCTGGCGCTCATCGCGCTGGTGGAATGATTTCTTGCCAACAAGGTATATATTGTTGGCAACACAAATAAGGTGAAGAATGTCCCGACCAGCATGCCAGAAACAATGACGACGCCAATGCCAAAACGACTATTTGCCCCCGCACCACTGGCAAATAACAGGGGGATCAGGCCGATAACCATGGCGGCTGTTGTCATCAGTACTGGCCGCAAACGAATTTTAGCTGCCTGTAAGATGGCTGAGCGTCGACTTTTCCCTTCCACCGCCTGCAATTCATTGGCAAATTCCACCATCAGGATACCATGCTTACTGATAAGCCCAATCAGTGTCACTAATCCGATTTGGGTATAAATATTTAATGTGATGTATCCCATTGCCAGTGGGATCAACGCACCGCAGATAGAAAGCGGTACTGTAATCAAGATAATCAAAGGATCAACCAGGCTTTCATACTGAGCAGCCAGCACCAGATAAATGATGAGCAAGGCTGACAGAAAAGCAAACATCAGCGTATTGCCTTCCTGCTTATATTGACGTGAATCAGACTGCCAGTCATGACTGAATCCTGCTGGTAAACGCTTGGCTGTCTCTTCAAGAAAAGCGAGAGCTTGCCCCAGCGTCACGCCCTGAGCGGGAATGGCCTGAAAAATGGCCGCATTTTGTTGATTAAACTGGGTTAATTTATTGGGCTCAGTGATTGTCGAAACAGACACCAGGGTAGAGAGCGGAACCATGCTTTGGTTTTCGCTGCGCACAAAATGCCGCGCCAGGGCTTCCGGTGTTAACCGCTGGCTGCGTAGACTTTGGGGGATAACATCATACGAGCGTCCTTCCATACCAAATCGGTTGATATAGTTTTCTCCCACCAGGACCGCCAGTGATTCACCAATGTCTTGCATTCGGATGCCAAGGCTATTGGCTTTGGCGCGATCAACCTGCACTTGTACCACCGGATTGTTGTAATCCAGGTCACTGTCTACAATGGCAAATAGTCCACTCAGGCGGGCCTGGTGCTTGATCTCTTCCATGGTCTGATACAACACGGGATACCCTTGTGGACTGTGCAATACCATTTGTATTGGCAAGCCTCCGGTGGAGCCCGGTAAAGGTGGAAGTTGGAAAATAAAAATACTGTTGCCCTCGATTTCACCAACGGCGGCTTGTAACTGACCCTGGATTTCGGCCGCTGAACGCTGACGTTCAGCCCATCCGGATAAATTGGCACCAGCAAAGCTCGCCGAGGGGCCGTCAGTGCCATTAATTATCCACGTGCCAACAGATTCAGGGATCTCGTTAAACACCTGCTCCAATTTTTGCGCAAATTTCTCGACATAATCCAGATTAGCATGTTGGGGCGATT carries:
- a CDS encoding aldo/keto reductase, whose amino-acid sequence is MELRHLSQNFAVSAIGYGAMGLSEFYGETDNNNALKLLDNLLNTGVKFIDTANFYGRGHNERLIGHFLGRLDQATRDEFKIATKCGIDRDPNEAYARRINNAPNYITQCCHESLQRLGIEKIDLFYLHRVDKDASIEESMDCLSRLVKEGKIGHVGLCEVSASTLRKAHAVFPVTALQTEYSLWTRDIEDEILPVVKELDIGLVPYSPLGRGFLTGRYLKNSDFQEGDFRKNNARFLQKNMDHNRQLINAIHPLAEKYNCTTGQIALAWLLAQYERTVPIPGTKKMSYLVENAGAAAIELDRTDLETLNNTRNTFTVKGNRYSEDGMKGINA
- a CDS encoding carboxymuconolactone decarboxylase family protein, producing the protein MKQDTELTNYGRDIMNQLELHMRGALNVGVTPEELLEVVIQMAIYAGVPACMNGLTAYRAAIVATEKSNSIASRG
- a CDS encoding MFS transporter produces the protein MTSEIKNPEMSFRIWLALFILSISTFTIVTTELAPIGLLTPIADGLHTSESSIGMTVSLYAWVGALSALFASLFLGHLSKKRLLLTLTIILFVSNALSATVDSFGVLLIARIVGALAHGAFWAMIGATAVAMVPIKYLGTATSIVFGGVSAASVFGVPLSNYIGLNFGWRQAFWLMALLCVVAFIGIMLIVPKITSKSTLGINALKKVLGSTFAAFTFIEPWLHSQPTLSKNFIPAVLFIYGIAGLAGNFLTGMIIDKYLKATVILSALLIGIVLLMLGNSSESISRTNILITVVVWGISISGIFVGFQTWVFRLAGDEAFPASAVYVSFFNGAIGIGASVGAWIVSALSLHALFVTAGTAITLSILLITIIPSNKPVSEKFTDKAI
- a CDS encoding LysR family transcriptional regulator, with amino-acid sequence MDSINNKLPSIKQLQCFLAVAQELNFRRAAERLRMTQPPLTRHIKCLEEILGCDLFSRNTHEVHLTDAGRMLVEKATYLINEFTLFMREIKNEKAHVRIGFTRTLNFDNIPELGDKIKTLMFGDDIDIQHLTSSQLLHFLSKGQMDIVITGERSLHSEHDFKFHWIYREPLLLAMPSSHPASLKGKIALTDVSDLPLFWFSRNANPVFYDKCEKYFQRLPFLLQRRKEPDDSLVMLANIARGKGMALMPRSMCVFNQEGLCYRELVDDAAQSLNIDVYAVTSKNETREVVINGLNYLLSDTASE
- a CDS encoding NAD(P)/FAD-dependent oxidoreductase, with protein sequence MEKFDVVIIGAGAAGLFCAAQAGQAGLNVLVLDNGKKAGRKILMSGGGRCNFTNLYTEPTAYLSANPHFCKSALARYSQWDFLDLVQRHHIPYHEKTLGQLFCDDSAQQIIDLLLKECEIGQVTIRLRNEVTHLEKTEQGFVITASEKKVSAHSLVVASGGLSMPGLGASPLGYRIAEQFGLNILPTRAALVPFTLHKPLLERLQILSGVAVPAVVSAKDATVFRENILFTHRGLSGPAILQISSYWQPGEYVSINLLPDTDLACFLDKEQRSHPNQSLKNTLAKLLPKRLIECFQSLGQLPEVPLKQLNSTQQKALIATLQCWQVQPNGTEGYRTAEVTLGGVDTHELSSKTMEAHKVKGLYFIGEVVDVTGWLGGYNFQWAWSSAWACAQALATSEPGIK